In Pseudobdellovibrionaceae bacterium, the sequence AACCACGAAGGAAAGACCTTCCCCATGTATTACTTCGGCGGCACCAACTCCCACCATATCAGCGGCTCGGAATATCTGAGCGTCATCGTGAAAGAGAAGCTGACGGCCGGTAAACTTGAAATCCAAATCATGGAAATGGCGAAAGACGAAGTCTGGGACAAGCTCGTCGAGCTGACCGACAAAAACGAAATGCCCGCCGAGCTTCGCAAAGGGCTGCGCAATCTGGGACGCACGCGCATGACCACGGTCTTCGCCGGTCTTTACGCGGGCGTCATGCACTACGCGCACAAGCTTGGTACTGATTCGAACCTTTACGAAATCAGTTGCCAGGAGATGGCGCAGCCGTAACTCGGCGATTTCCTTCCACCGTTTCGCCGCTTTGGCGGAGGACGACCTTCATCGCGTCCTCCGTGAACTCCAGGGTCAAACCGTACACGCGTTGGCGGAAAACTCCCGACCCTTCGGGAACCAGCTTGTATTCCCGGTCCCCTTGGAATGTCGCGTACAGCTTTCCGGCGTCGGCGCGAACGCTCAACTTCAATCCGATGGATGCGAACTCGAACTCGCCGGGGATATTTCGTAGATCCTCCGCGGTCAGGGGCGCTTCGGGCGTCGTCTCGGGCAGCGCGACTTTTTCTCCGAGAGCCAGGCGCAGTAGCCCCCATGCCAGAGCGCTTGTGGTGGCGCCGTCATAGGAATTTCCTAAAACGACAACCGAGAGTTCAAGCCGCGGCACGTAGATATTCATCGAGGTGAAGCCGGGAATGCCTCCCGAGTGGAAGTACACGTTTTCTTGCGCCAGATCCTGACGAAACATCAGACCGTGCGCGTAGTGAATGGGGGGCGATGCGACCACGGAGGGGTTCAGAAATTCTTGAAGAAGGGGGGCGGAAAGAATGCGCCCGCCGAACAGGGCTTCGTTCCAAGCCGCCAGATCCCGAGTCGTCGACTCCAAACCGCCGGCACCGTTCGCCCAACCGCGCTCGAAATAGGCGTTCGATGGCAGGGGCTCCAGTTGGTAGTCGCGATCGAAAACGTGGCCCTCGACGAGGGCGGGGGTTTTGTCGATCGCGAACCGGGTGTCGTGCAGTTGCTGGGGCGCGAGCAGCTGAGTTTGCGTGAAGTCTCCCCAGCTTTGGCCACTCCGTTTTTCGATCAACGCCGAGAGCAGAAGGTAGTTGGAGTTGCTGTAGTCCCAGCGCGTGCCGGGCTCGAACGCCGACGGCAAAGACTCGATCAGCGTGACGAGCGGAGCGACCTGCGTGAACGGAGTTTCCTTCAGGCGCAGGAACTCCGGATGTCCCGTGAAATCGGGAATGCCCGAGGTGTGATTCAGAAGCATGCGTACGGAAATCCGGTCGGCGTTGGTCAGCGTCGGGAAATCCGCCTTCAAAGAGTCGTTCAAGCGCAGCTTGCCCTCTTCCACCAAACGGAAGATGCCGACGGCGGTGAATTGCTTCGAGACCGAACCGATGAGAAAGTGGGTGCCCTTCGTGACACGGCTCACATCTTCGGCGCAAAGATCGCGTCCTTGCTGGCGGACAAGAACCGAACCCGAAAAGCCTTGATCCCGGAACCCCGCGGTCAGTTCGGGGCAAGTGGCGGCGGTCGTCGCGCTTGCGGTTGCAGTTGCGGTGAGAAGAAGGGGAAGCAGAACGCCAATCCAACGAGTCATGAGTCCTCCGTGCTTTGCGCCAAGCTAGGTGGGGTCACGCGGGTCGTACAAAGCCAGAAAAAGAAGCTCCCAAATCGGGGCCCTTTAGGATATCTGGGGTACCCATGAAGTATACCGATGTCAAAGACCACCTGAAACGTGCGCTGCGCGATCAGGGCGTGACCTATACCGAACTCGGACGTCAACTGCGGATGAGCGAATCCGGCGTGAAGAAGCTCTTCGCGGCGCCGGACATCTCGCTCGATCGGTTAGGGCAGATCTGCGAAATCCTGGGGCTTTCGGTGCATGAACTTTTGGATCCGAAAACGTCCCTTTCGGAAACCCAAACGATCACTTTGACCGAGAAGGCGCAGGAGTTCTTCATGAAAAACCGCGCCTGCTTTTTGTTCCTGATCTTGCTGTATACGGAGCCGCTCGGCTTTGAAGAGCTGATCGCCCGGCACAAGATCGGTCGTCAGCGCGCTTACGGATATCTGCGCGAGCTCGAACGCCTGAAGCTTCTGCGTTGGCTTCCGGGCGATCGTGTGGATTTACGGAAAGACGTTCCCGCGCTGTTTCGCTACGAGGGACGTTTCATGAAACAGATCGTGCGGGAATGGTCCGAGGAGCTTCTGGGCGAGGCGCTCGAGAATCCCCAAGGCGAGATGGATTTTTTCACGTCGAGGATTCTGCACCTGACGCCGGAATCGACTCGTGAGTTCAAGCGTGCCTTTGATGATTTGGTATCGGAGTTCGCCCGCCGTTCGGTGCGCGAAAAGAAGCTGCAACGCCAGCGCGTTTTACCGACCCGATCCCTCGTCGTTCTCCGCGAAGGACATTTCGTCGGTAAGGTCTAGCGGGTCAAAAGCGGTTTGCGCGGCAGCGCCGAGCCCGTGGGGGCGGTGAGCTTCGCGGTCGCCTCGAGCCGGGCTTTCGCCGCCTCGTCGCGGACGATGGCGAGATCCAGTTTTTCACGTAGCAGATGGTACTGACGTTCGTGTTGATCGTACAGGTCGGGGCGGTCGTTCGCGTAGTTGTCGATCATCTGGTAGGCGCGGACGAAATCCACGTACACGCCACCCGGGAACGGAATGATCGGCGGGACGTAGTTCGTGAGGACGTAGTCGATGGCCTCGAGCGCGTAGGGATCCATGTAGCGCGTGCGGCTGAACTCCAGCGAGTTTTTAAAATAGCCGCCGCGCCGGGGATAAAGCCCATGCATCGTCACCACGCGGAAGTCGAAGGTCAGGGCGACCGGCACGTCGGCGTGACCGGGCGGCAGATGCACGCGCTCGGGGAGCGGCGTTTTCAGGGACTGACTCAGCACCACCAGCGCGTAGGTCAACAGCACGGGATGATCCGACTCGATCCGCAGAAAATCGCCGACCATTTCGCCTTGGGCATTCACGTTCAGGTGAACGACGACCTGTCCACCGATCCGCATTTGCGCGATCTCGACCGGGAAATCCATGACGTCGTCCACACGTCGCCACAGCGCTTGGAAGAAGGGCATGGTCTCGGTGGACTTCGGCAGATCCATTCCTTCTGAGTAGCCGTAAACTCCGGCGGTACCGTGGGCGTCGTAACCCGCGTCGCCGAGGGGGCCTTCGCGTCGAAGGGTCGCGGTTCCCGCGCCGTACTCTTGATCAATGCGGGGGCGCCGACCCAAAAGCGGCTCGCGCACTTTCGACGGATCATATTTCGGAATCAGATCCTCGAGCGAAACCTGGGGGGACGTCTTGGGGGAAAGGCCGCGCGCACGCGACCCACTCCTTGGCGAGCCCGCTTCGGGATTTCCGCGCCGGGCGACGGCCTCGTCCGCAGTTGGCGCGACCACTTCAAACTCAACGAATTCTTTCAACGGAGCCCGTTCGGGGGCAGACCGCAAACGCGGCCCGACGATCGCGACAAGTACGATCAATGCGTGTAGCAAGAATGAAGCGACCAATCCGTAAAAACGCAATGGAACCTCTTCGAAAATTGCGGACGAATCTTTGTCGCATGTTGGGTGGGGGAACGCAATCACCCCGATCTTAGGCTAGGTCCTCGTCCGCCATAATTTTGGCAAGTTCTAGTCTTTTTGACGCTACAGATTTCGGTTTGCAACGCCGATACGGCCTAAATTTTCCGTGGCAGATCTGTCACAGACCATCGTCCGGTGGGCACCGGCTTTGCTCAAGAGACTGTTCACGGAGGTGGTATGAGTACACGGGGTGTCTATGCGGCACTGAGCGGAGCCATGGCGCAGGCCCAGCGTCTGGACACGATCGCGAACAACATCGCGAACGTGAATACGCCCGGCTTCAAGCGTGATGAACAAACCTTCCGCGAGTTTCTGACGAATCACGAGAAGCCCGAGGAAGTCCTCGACGCCACCAAGATTCCGAACAGCATCGAGTCGTTCTACGACCAAAAAGGCAACGACATCAGCTTCGTCGACAACGCCGGAACTTATACCGACCACTCGCAAGGCCGTCTGGTGGCGACCGGCGGTCAATTGGATGTAGCGCTGGATGGCGTCGGTTTCTTCGAGGTCATGACGCCGCAAGGACTGCGGCTGACCCGTCAGGGCGGTTTCAACATCGACGGCGAAGGACAACTCGTGACCAAGGAAGGCTATCCCGTCATGGCGCAAGCCGAGCCGGGAGCCGATCCCGCCGCGCGCGTGATCCGTTTGACCGGTGAAGGTCCCGTCCGCATCGCCGAAGATGGTCAAGTTTTCCAGGGGAACGAGGCCTTGGGGCAAGTCGCCGTCGTCGAAGTCGCGGATCGCGATCATCTCAGCAAAATCGGTAACGGTTTTTATGATTTCAAACCCGGCACGCAGCCGGAAGTGTCGAACGCCCAGAACATCACCCTTCGTCAGGGCTTCATCGAAACGAGCAACGTGAACATCGTCAAAGAGATGACCGACATGATCACCGCGACGCGGACTTTCGAAACCGCGAAGAAGGCGATCGATGCTTACGATTCAATTAATGACAAGGTCGTCAACCAGGTCGGGAAAGTCTGAGGTAGTTGATATATGATTCGTGCACTCAATACAGCCGCGACCGGGATGCAAGCGCAGCAGACGAACATGGACGTCATTTCGAACAACATGGCGAACGTGAACACCGCCGGGTTCAAACGTTCGCGCGCCGAATTCGAAGACCTTCTTTACCAAAATGAAAAAGAGCCCGGCACCGCGACCGGGATGAACGCCGTCACGCCCACGGGCGTGCAAGTCGGTCTGGGGGTGCGCACCGCAGCTGTCCAGCGTGATATGGGCGCCATCGGCAGCGCGGTCATGACGAAACGTGCGCTCGACGTGATGATCGAAGGCCCCGGCTTCTTCCAGATCCAGACTCCCGACGGTCAGATGGCTTACACCCGCGACGGTCAATTCCGTCCGGACGCGAATGGCCGCATCGTGGATAAGAACGGGAACGTTCTGCAACCCGAAATCACCATTCCCCCCGAAGCGACCAATATCGAAATCGCGCCCAATGGTGAGGTCCGCGTGCAGACGGGCGATACGGGCGTTCCGCAAACGGTGGGACAGATCGACATCGCGAATTTCGTGAACGCGGCGGGACTGCGTTCGATCGGCCGTAACCTTTACCAACAGACGCCCTCCAGCGGACAGGCGCAAGTTGTCCGCCCGGGCTTGAGCGGTGCGGGTTTCTTGGGACAAGGTCAGTACGAATCGTCGAACGTGAACATCGTCGATGAGATGGTGAATATGATCACGGCCCAGCGCGCTTACGAGTCGAACTCGAAAGCGATTCAGGCCGCCGATCAAATGCTCCAAACCATCAATAGTCTGAGGTAATCGCGAATGAGTTTGTGGTCTTCGGTTCAAAACGTCTGCCGCATTTCGCTCGTGATCCTCTTCGTGGTCACGTTGGTGTACGACTTCGCGCAAGCCAGTGAAGCCGCCGATCACGCGTTGGCGGTCGACGAAAACGGCAAGACCGGCTTCGAGCCCGAACTCAAGTCGACGAAGCGGAGCTTGCAGAACCAGAAGCCCGCGGCGGCCATCGCGGTGGGCTCGGCACAAGCTTTGGAGCAATCCGGAGAAGGCCGCGCTTTGGTCGAGGCGACGCTGCTCGCGCAGTTGCGCCAAGGCTACCGTAATCTTTGCGACGATTGCCGCGTGGAATTCCGTGACGTGAAATTCCCGCCGTTCGCCGTCGAGGACGTCGCGGATCTGAAAATCGGCTTCAAAGATCTGAAGTGGGGCGGAAGTTTCCTGTTACCGGTGGAGTTCCTGGGGGAAACCCAAAGCTACATCAGCGGTCAGGTGCGTTTGCATCGCCAAGGTTTGCAGGCCGCGCGGACCTTGAACGCGCTCGCGGTCTTGAACCCGTCGGATCTGAAATCCGAGTGGATCGACGTCACCTTCCTGAAGGACGATCTGGCGACTTACGCGGATCTCGATGGCGCGGTCGCCAAACGTTTTCTGGCGCTACGCCAAACCGTGCTGAAGTCGGATCTGCGTCTACCGCAGATCGTGAGTCGCGGTCAGATGATCAAGGTTGTCGCCGGGAACGATACGTTCGAGATCACCAGCCACTTTCGCGCGGAAGAAAACGGCAGCATGGGCGACTACGTTCGCGTGAAAAGCGATCAGAATAAAATCCTCAGCGTGCGCGTGATCGCACCCGGAACCGGAAGGCTTGAGTAATGACATTTCGGACAACGATCTTACACATCATCTTCCTGATCGCGATCGCTTTCGGTCTGCTGAATACCGGTTGCGCGGGTTTGATCCCGCGCAGTGAAAAAGCGCAGATCCAAGAGGAAGTCAGCGACGCCGTGAAGTTCTCGGACACGAACGAGTACATGAACATGGCGAATCGCAACTACAAGCGCATGACCCGCAGTCGCATGGAAGAAGAGGCCGAGCTGCACGCGCAGGCCGGTTCGATGTGGGTGATGGAAGGTCAGGGCGCCTATCTGTTCGCGC encodes:
- a CDS encoding beta-lactamase family protein, whose product is MTRWIGVLLPLLLTATATASATTAATCPELTAGFRDQGFSGSVLVRQQGRDLCAEDVSRVTKGTHFLIGSVSKQFTAVGIFRLVEEGKLRLNDSLKADFPTLTNADRISVRMLLNHTSGIPDFTGHPEFLRLKETPFTQVAPLVTLIESLPSAFEPGTRWDYSNSNYLLLSALIEKRSGQSWGDFTQTQLLAPQQLHDTRFAIDKTPALVEGHVFDRDYQLEPLPSNAYFERGWANGAGGLESTTRDLAAWNEALFGGRILSAPLLQEFLNPSVVASPPIHYAHGLMFRQDLAQENVYFHSGGIPGFTSMNIYVPRLELSVVVLGNSYDGATTSALAWGLLRLALGEKVALPETTPEAPLTAEDLRNIPGEFEFASIGLKLSVRADAGKLYATFQGDREYKLVPEGSGVFRQRVYGLTLEFTEDAMKVVLRQSGETVEGNRRVTAAPSPGN
- a CDS encoding helix-turn-helix transcriptional regulator, translated to MKYTDVKDHLKRALRDQGVTYTELGRQLRMSESGVKKLFAAPDISLDRLGQICEILGLSVHELLDPKTSLSETQTITLTEKAQEFFMKNRACFLFLILLYTEPLGFEELIARHKIGRQRAYGYLRELERLKLLRWLPGDRVDLRKDVPALFRYEGRFMKQIVREWSEELLGEALENPQGEMDFFTSRILHLTPESTREFKRAFDDLVSEFARRSVREKKLQRQRVLPTRSLVVLREGHFVGKV
- the flgF gene encoding flagellar basal-body rod protein FlgF, whose protein sequence is MSTRGVYAALSGAMAQAQRLDTIANNIANVNTPGFKRDEQTFREFLTNHEKPEEVLDATKIPNSIESFYDQKGNDISFVDNAGTYTDHSQGRLVATGGQLDVALDGVGFFEVMTPQGLRLTRQGGFNIDGEGQLVTKEGYPVMAQAEPGADPAARVIRLTGEGPVRIAEDGQVFQGNEALGQVAVVEVADRDHLSKIGNGFYDFKPGTQPEVSNAQNITLRQGFIETSNVNIVKEMTDMITATRTFETAKKAIDAYDSINDKVVNQVGKV
- the flgG gene encoding flagellar basal-body rod protein FlgG; this translates as MIRALNTAATGMQAQQTNMDVISNNMANVNTAGFKRSRAEFEDLLYQNEKEPGTATGMNAVTPTGVQVGLGVRTAAVQRDMGAIGSAVMTKRALDVMIEGPGFFQIQTPDGQMAYTRDGQFRPDANGRIVDKNGNVLQPEITIPPEATNIEIAPNGEVRVQTGDTGVPQTVGQIDIANFVNAAGLRSIGRNLYQQTPSSGQAQVVRPGLSGAGFLGQGQYESSNVNIVDEMVNMITAQRAYESNSKAIQAADQMLQTINSLR
- the flgA gene encoding flagellar basal body P-ring formation protein FlgA, whose protein sequence is MSLWSSVQNVCRISLVILFVVTLVYDFAQASEAADHALAVDENGKTGFEPELKSTKRSLQNQKPAAAIAVGSAQALEQSGEGRALVEATLLAQLRQGYRNLCDDCRVEFRDVKFPPFAVEDVADLKIGFKDLKWGGSFLLPVEFLGETQSYISGQVRLHRQGLQAARTLNALAVLNPSDLKSEWIDVTFLKDDLATYADLDGAVAKRFLALRQTVLKSDLRLPQIVSRGQMIKVVAGNDTFEITSHFRAEENGSMGDYVRVKSDQNKILSVRVIAPGTGRLE